Within the Dechloromonas denitrificans genome, the region TTACCGGTTCACGGACTTTTACGAGGCCGTCCGGGCCCGCGGCTTCATCCTCTATCCGGGCAAGCTAACCGAGGTCGACACCTTCCGCATCGGCTGCATCGGCGCGCTCGACGACCAGGACATGCACAAGGTGGTCGCTGCGGTGGGCGCCACGCTCCAGGCCATGGGCGTTGCGGTCAATGGCTGAGCAGCGGCGCGGAGCACCACATGAATCGTGACATCCTGATCATCGGCGGCGGCATTTTCGGCGCCAGCATCGCCTATGCGCTGGCCCGGCGCGGCCTCGGCGAGCGCGTGCTGCTGCTCGAACGCCAGCAGCTGGCCGGCGCCGCCACCAGTCGCGCCGCCGCCCTCGTCACGCTGGTTCGCGACAAGTCGCATTTCATCCCGCTGGTCCAGGAAACCCGCCGGGCGATCGAGGCGATGCGTGCCGACTTCTCGGAAGATGTCGGCCTGCGCCAGGTCGGCGCGTTGTACGCCAGCAGCACCGCCGGCGCCGCCGATCTCGACCGGCTGGCCGCCAGTTGTGGCGAATTCGGCATCCTCAGCGAAAAGCTGACGCCGGACGAGGCGATCCGCCACTCGCCGTGGCTCAACCCGGCGGCCTTCGACACGGCCGTGCTGTTCCCGCAGGAGGCCTATGTCGAACCCTATTTGCTGAGTACCGCCTACAGCCGTTCGGCGGCCCACCTCGGCGTCCGCATCCGGCTCGCCGCCGATGTCCGGCGAATCTGCTGCGCCAACGACCGGGTCAGCGGGGTCGAACTGCGTTCCGGCGAAGTCCTGCCGGCCGCCATCGTCATCAATGCCGCCGGCGCCTGGGCCGGTCTGCTCTGCGCCGAACTCGGCGTGCCCCTGCCGATGGCGCCGGTCCGCAGCCAGTACTGGATCACCGAGCCGGACGCCATTTTCCCGCGCCAGGGACCGATCGTGCTGCTGCCGGAAATTCGTGCCTACGCCCGGCCGGAAATCGGCGCCCTGCTCTTCGGCATCCGCGAAAGCCGCACGGCGGTGGCCGATCCCCGGCTGCTGCCGGCCGATCTGAGCGGCTTCGTTTTCGACCCGAGCGATCCGGACGGCTGGGAAAACCTGGCCGACGGCGCCGAGCAACTGCGCCGCTACTTCCCGGCCATCGATCGCCTGGGCATCGCCCATTACATCACCGGCCCGTCGAACTACACGCCCGACGGCAATCTGGTCGTCGGCGCGGTCGACCGCATCGCCGGGCTGTTTGTCGCGGCCGGCTGCAACGGCGCCGGCATTGCCGTGTCGGGCGGCGTCGGCCGGCTGATTGCGGAACAGATCACCGACCAGGCCTGCTTCGTCGACGCCGCCCCGCACCGGGTCGAACGGCAGGGCCTTTTCGATCCCTTCGCCCCCGAATTTCTCAATCTTTGCGCCGCCGCCCGCTCGCGCAAGACCTCGGGCTAAGCAAGCCCGCGGCATTCAACCCATTTCAGGAGACAACCCATGACCACCACCCTCGAAGCCGTCATTTTCGACTGGGCCGGCACCACCGTCGATTTCGGTTCTTTCGCCCCGACCCAGATTTTCGTCGACGCCTTTCGCGAAGCCTATGGCTTTGAACTTTCACTGGCCGAAGCACGCGGCCCGATGGGCCTCGGCAAGTGGCAGCATATCGAAGCCCTCGGCCGCGACCCGGCAATCGACGCCCGCTGGCGCACCCAGTTCGGCAAACCGATGGGCGTCGACGACATCGATACCCTGTACAAGACTTTCCTGCCGCTGCAGGTCGAACGCGTCGGGCAACACGCCGAGCTGATTCCCGGCACGCTGGAAACGGTCGCCGAATTGCGCCGGCGCGGCCTGAAAATCGGCTCGACCACCGGCTATCCGCGCCTCGTCATGGAAACCCTGATGCGCCATGCCGAGGAGAACGGCTACCGCCCGGACTGCACGGTGTGCGCCGACGATCTGGCGGCCGGCGCCCGCCCCGGCCCGTGGATGGCGCTGCACTGCGTGCTCGACCTGAAAGTCGGCAGCGTCGCCCACTGCATCAAGGTCGACGACACCCTGCCCGGCATCGAAGAAGGCCGCAACGCCGGCATGTGGACGGTGGCGCTGGCCCTGTCCGGTAGCCCGAGCGGCTTGACCCAG harbors:
- a CDS encoding NAD(P)/FAD-dependent oxidoreductase; translation: MNRDILIIGGGIFGASIAYALARRGLGERVLLLERQQLAGAATSRAAALVTLVRDKSHFIPLVQETRRAIEAMRADFSEDVGLRQVGALYASSTAGAADLDRLAASCGEFGILSEKLTPDEAIRHSPWLNPAAFDTAVLFPQEAYVEPYLLSTAYSRSAAHLGVRIRLAADVRRICCANDRVSGVELRSGEVLPAAIVINAAGAWAGLLCAELGVPLPMAPVRSQYWITEPDAIFPRQGPIVLLPEIRAYARPEIGALLFGIRESRTAVADPRLLPADLSGFVFDPSDPDGWENLADGAEQLRRYFPAIDRLGIAHYITGPSNYTPDGNLVVGAVDRIAGLFVAAGCNGAGIAVSGGVGRLIAEQITDQACFVDAAPHRVERQGLFDPFAPEFLNLCAAARSRKTSG
- the phnX gene encoding phosphonoacetaldehyde hydrolase, which codes for MTTTLEAVIFDWAGTTVDFGSFAPTQIFVDAFREAYGFELSLAEARGPMGLGKWQHIEALGRDPAIDARWRTQFGKPMGVDDIDTLYKTFLPLQVERVGQHAELIPGTLETVAELRRRGLKIGSTTGYPRLVMETLMRHAEENGYRPDCTVCADDLAAGARPGPWMALHCVLDLKVGSVAHCIKVDDTLPGIEEGRNAGMWTVALALSGSPSGLTQAEFAAAAPATLDDIRARVTPPFLAAGAHYVIDSIADLLPVVDAIAGRLAAGERP